One stretch of Molothrus aeneus isolate 106 chromosome 2, BPBGC_Maene_1.0, whole genome shotgun sequence DNA includes these proteins:
- the C2H11orf97 gene encoding uncharacterized protein C11orf97 homolog, translating to MRAAGRHTPAAAAGEPGSDVRGEQPRQKCVYVEPPRRVKEILEEHFHLQEEEYNVNHPTAVALEGVWNVKNNFSIRSLKQVSQNNSDLLVQPQFYSRHARVKNC from the exons ATGAGGGCGGCGGGCCGGCACACAcccgcggcggcggccggggagCCGGGCAGCGATGTCCGCGGCGAGCAGCCCC GACAGAAATGTGTATATGTTGAGCCACCTAGGAGAGTTAAAGAAATACTGGAGGAGCACTTCCATTTACAGGAAGAAGAATACAATGTTAATCATCCAACTGCAG TGGCTCTGGAAGGAGTTTGGAATGTGAAGAACAATTTCTCCATTAGAAGCCTGAAACAAGTGTCACAGAACAACAGTGATTTACTTGTACAGCCTCAATTCTATTCAAGACATGCAAGAGTGAAAA ATTGCTGA
- the FUT4 gene encoding alpha-(1,3)-fucosyltransferase 4, whose translation MAGRGGGTDTSPLPGPGVGAERRRRQQPQPQDALPGAGALRGAELGQRAAGMEAALRRCCCWRRRLGGRRCALAAGLLGAAAAALALYSALPEPARAEGEVVTVLLWWEPFGRPRRLPDCRRRYNISGCRLSADRSRFGEAQAVLFHHRDLARHGAEGLPRGSPPRPPRQRWVWMNFESPSHSPGLRGLAGVFNWTMSYRRDSDVFVPYGYLYVPPAPRPFILPRKTRLVAWVISNWNEEHARVRYYRQLKEHLPIDVYGARGLALAEGGLVETVSAYKFYLAFENSQHTDYITEKLWRNAFSASAVPVVLGPRRANYERFIPPDSFIHVDDFPSPRLLATYLKFLDKNKPNYRRYFAWRKKYEVHVTSFWDEHFCKVCEAVRTAGNQIKTVQNLASWFES comes from the coding sequence ATGGCCGGGAGAGGCGGTGGCACCGACACCTCCCCGCTACCGGGGCCGGGGGTGGGAGcagagcggcggcggcggcagcagccccagccccaggatgcGCTGCCCGGCGCCGGTGCCCTGCGGGGGGCAGAGCTCGGGCAGCGGGCGGCGGGGATGGAGGCGGCCctgcggcgctgctgctgctggcggcgGCGGCTGGGCGGGCGGCGGTGCGCGCTGGCGGCCGGGCTGCtgggagccgccgccgccgcgctcgCCCTCTACTCGGCGCTGCCCGAGCCGGCCCGGGCGGAGGGCGAGGTGGTGACCgtgctgctgtggtgggagcCCTTCGGCCGCCCGCGGCGCCTGCCCGACTGCCGGCGGCGCTACAACATCAGCGGCTGCCGCCTCAGCGCCGACCGCAGCCGGTTCGGCGAAGCGCAGGCGGTGCTGTTCCACCACCGCGACCTGGCGCGGCACGGCGCCGAGGGGCTGCCCCGAGGGTCCCCGCCGCGGCCCCCGCGCCAGCGCTGGGTGTGGATGAACTTCGAGTCGCCGTCTCACTCGCCCGGGCTGCGGGGGCTCGCCGGGGTCTTCAACTGGACCATGTCCTACCGCCGCGACTCCGACGTGTTCGTGCCCTACGGGTACCTCTACGTCCCGCCGGCGCCCCGACCCTTCATCCTGCCCCGCAAGACGCGGCTGGTGGCCTGGGTCATCAGCAACTGGAACGAGGAGCACGCCCGGGTGCGCTACTACCGCCAGCTGAAGGAGCACCTGCCCATCGACGTGTACGGGGCGCGGGGGCTGGCGCTGGCCGAAGGCGGCCTGGTGGAGACCGTCTCAGCCTACAAGTTCTACCTGGCCTTCGAGAACTCCCAGCACACCGACTACATCACCGAGAAGCTCTGGAGGAACGCTTTCTCCGCCAGCGCCGTGCCCGTCGTCCTGGGACCCCGCAGGGCCAACTATGAGCGCTTCATTCCCCCCGATTCCTTCATCCACGTGGACGACTTCCCCAGCCCCCGGCTGCTGGCCACCTACCTGAAATTCCTCgataaaaacaaacccaactaCAGGCGGTACTTTGCCTGGAGGAAGAAGTACGAAGTCCACGTCACCTCGTTCTGGGATGAGCATTTCTGCAAGGTCTGCGAGGCTGTTAGGACAGCTGGGAATCAAATCAAGACTGTTCAGAATCTGGCCAGCTGGTTTGAAAGCTGA